Part of the Candidatus Omnitrophota bacterium genome, TTATAATATTCATAAGGCAGGCCGTAGATGTAAGCGTAGTCGGGTAACGTCTGATGAAAGGCAGTATCAAAAACGGCGACCTGTCTTATACCCGGTAATAATTTCTTACAGGCCAGGATACCGGCTAAATTGGCAGGGTTGTGTAAAGGTGCTAATTCACAACACTCCTTTATCTCTTTGATTACCGCGGCATTGATTAATATTGGTTTTTTAAATTTTTCTGCTCCGTGCACCACACGATGCCCCACTAGGTCCACGTGCCTGACCTTTCCTAAAACCATCTTCAGGCCCGTATAATGGTCTTCTATTTTAGAGCCTTTTTCACCGATATGCTCAATTATGCCGTGCGTTGAATTCTTTTCGGTAGGCATATCAAACAGCTTATATTTTATGGAAGAACTGCCGCAGTTTATAACTAATATATTCATATTTTATTGTGCCCTGATTGCAGTCACTGCTACACAATCTACAATATCCTCGGCAGAACAACCGCGCGATAAATCACTGCAGGGCTTATTCAAACCCACGATTAACGGCCCTATTGCGCGGGCCTTAGCCAGCCTCTCTACCAGTTTATAACCGATATTCCCCGCCTCTAAATTAGGAAAGATCAAAACATTTGCCCGGCCCTTAAGCAGGCTGTCAGGGTATTTGATCTCTGCTACTTCCGGGACAATGGCAGCGTCTACCTGTAATTCTCCGTCAATAAGAAGGTCTGGCCGCATTTTCTTCGCCAGGGCTAATGCATCCAGTGTCTTATCTATAACCCTGCCCTTCGCAGACCCTTTAGTGGAATAACTCAAAAACGCCACTTTTGGAGTAACACCCAGCACCTGTTGTGCTAAACCGGCATTGGCAATGGCAATAGAGGCTAACTGCCTGGAATTAGGGTCAGGGACAATACCGCAGTCCGCAAAAACAAATGCCCCTGCTTCCCCGTAAGGAGAATCCGGAACAACCATCAAAAAACAGCTGGAGGCGATATTTATCTCTTTTTCTACCCCCAGGCAGTGTATCGCAGCCCTGGCCACATCCGGGGTAGTATGGCTTGCCCCGGCCACAAAACCGTCGATTTCTCCGTTATGCGCCATCATTGCGGCATAATAAAGAGGGTCCTCTAAAGTTTTTTTCGCCTCTTCTAAGCTGATTCCTTTTATTTTACGCAATTCGTAATAACTTTTTGCGTATTCATCCTGCCTGGCCTTATCCAACATCCCCCTGCCGAATAATAAAACCTTAGCAAAACCTTCTTTTTCTATAATTCCTGCTGCTTCCTTGACCCGCTTGTCTTCGATTTCGGGCAAGGCGATAGTTTTTATTTTTAGTTTTGCGCGCGCCCTGATTTTATTAATAATATCCATATTATAACCCCTTTGTAATCATGTCCAGGTCCACATAATCATGAATTATTTTTTTTACTATCTCTATTTTCTCCCTGTCAGCCGGCCTGATCTTTACGGTCAGGTCATGCACTATTGCAGCTGCGGCATAGGTATCTGACCTGGCTAATAATACGGGTATAGAGGCTGCCTTTGTCTGTTCTATAACCTCATCAGATGGCATCAAATCTCCGGTCAGGACTATCCCGGCAATCTTACAGCCTTTACCTGAAAGTTCCAGGGCAAGCTTAATCATGTCCTCCCGGTCTCCGGGAGTAATCATCAGGCTGTGTCCGGTAATATATTTTACGGCATCTTTTACCTGCATTGCCCCGATTACCACCTTGGAGACATGGTTATCTAACGCCGTATCAGCGCATTCAAATAATAATTCATATTCCGTCTCTTCCAACAGCTGCCTGACAGTAGGACAGGAAAGCACGGGGTTGTAGGGTACGACGCCTAATACCTTGATTCCCTTGCGGCGTAAGCCCTTTCTGATTAAATTATTTATCTTGCCGAATTTTTCCGGTATAACCTTATTGACAATTACACCTAAAAGTTTTACGCCCTCCCGGTCAAAGAGCGCCTTATTCAAAATAATTTCGTCAATGGGCCTGCCGATGCCTCCGGAAGAAATCATAATGACTTTTGAACCGAGTAATTTTGCCACTACGGCATTGGAATGGTCAAAGACCGAACCTACTCCGGCATGGCCGGTACCTTCGATAACTACCAGGTCTTCTTTTTTAGAAACGCGCTTAAAGGCATATTTAATTTGCCTGGTAATGTTTTTCCGTTCAGGGTTGGCAATATATTTTTCGGTAAAACCCTTTTCTACGGCTACCGGACTCATATCTTTCAACTTAGCCTTTATCCCGTATAACTTCAAGGATTCCTCAATCAATATAGAATCCTCGTCCACCTTTAAGCCGTCTTCCTCCAAATACCTCTGGCCTACCGGTTTAATAAATCCTATTTTCTTAAAATGCTTCTGTAAGTTGGATATCAACCCCAAGGCGACGGTAGTCTTGCCGTCATTCTGTTTTGTAGCGGCGATAAATATCTTCTTCATCCTAGGGCCCTAAAGAAGGTTCTCTTCTATCCTCTTTTTTAATTCAGCCTTACTCAAAGCGCCGACAGCCTGGTCCATGACGCGGCCTTGTTTAAAAAACATCAGTGTAGGTATGGACATTACTCCATAATGGGTGGGAGTTTTGGGGTTTTCATCTATATTGATTTTGCCGATTTTTATCCTGTGGCCGTATTCCTTGGCCAGTTCCTCGATAAAAGGCGCGATCATCTTGCAGGGCCCGCACCAGGTGGCCCAAAAATCCACCAAAACCGTCAGGTCCGCTTCCAAAACTTCCTTCTTAAAATTAGTATCGGTTAAATGTAATAAGGCCATCTGGTAATAAAATTATTAAATAGACGGAATGAATTTATAAAATATCACAAACAGTGGGAGAATGCAAGAGATTTTAGGCTTCCGCTAAAATCCGTAGATATATATAGCAGTTTAACGGGTCCTGTCTTGGCTTGTTCTCGCAGCATCGCTCGAAATTCCCAGCGTGAATTTCTCGCTTCGTGAAACTTCTCGCTCTCGATACTAAGCAGGGGCGAAACGAACCTTGCCCGCTCGAACTTTCAAGATGCTGCTGAAAAACATGCCTCGTTACCCGCTAAAGATAAATATGCTAATTTACAAATGAATCTGGCAGTTTTCGAGCGAACGTTAGCATTTAGTGGGTGGCTTGGGTGTTTTCGACAGCATGTAGTTTGTGCGAACGGCCAGGGTTCACCCGCTACCACAAATATCAGTGAGAGTGAGCACAAACTCCAAGCGATCCGCCGTAGGCGGAGAGCGGTGCTGGAGAAAATACCCAAGACAGGACCCACTACCTCTCAAGTTCCTTGACTCTCATGAATTTGGCGGGAGAAATAGCCACCGGTTAAGGCATCTATGGAGGCGGTGAGTTCCTGCAGTTTTAACTCCTTCTCAAACCTTTTCTTCCTGTCTTCTATACTAAGATTATCCATCTCCGCCTTAGTGCGGATACGCTCAAAATATAATTTGGTCACCTCATCTAAGATCTCATCGCGTAACTCTACCATTAACCGCGAACGCACATCAATGGAGGTCTGGTCGTCGTTCCAGATGAGTTCGCCTAAATCCCAGCTTAAAGTCACATCCCAACCTATGCCATCGTTGCCCTTACGCAGTATATCGTCTTCGGTCTTGGTGCTGGAACCTGTCTCCCAATGCCAGAGGTCAGTAATATTCCTATCCAGGCCTATGTTCACTTGAGGCAGAAACGCTCTCTTGGCTGCCTGTTTTCTCCAACGCATAATCTTCTGAGGTTCTACTTCAGCATACTTAATTGCCGCCTGCTGCACTTCATTAATCTTAGGTTCGCCCTGGCAATACAGGAAAAAGGTATTGCCACCCCCATTGTTACTAAAACCTGTTAAATTTGCCTTAAATAATCCTTTATCACAAGCCGCATAAAGATTATTCAGGTTATCTAAAACCAGAAACCTGATATCATCTGCTGGCAGGCTAAACGATAATTCCTGCCAACGCCCCATGCTATATTTAAATATACCGGATTTGGTAAGCGCGTAGATGTCGGATCTATCGGAAACTAATAAAAATTTTATACCTTGGCTCAACAGGCCGTAGTTAGAAACTGCATCCCAACTCTTACCTTTATCCTGGCTCTTATAAAGGCCTTTTGCGGTAGCCAGATAAAGATAATTTAAGTTATTAAGGTCGCAACTTATATGGCTTACTTGCGAAAAACGCTGCTCTTCATCCCGATCCCCCTTCTCTTGCCCGTTATCGCTATCTCCATTTTCTACGGGCTTAGCTACAAAAACCCTCTCCCAGGATTGGCCTCCATCTTGCGTCTGGAAAACCCCGTCTACACAAGCCAGAGAAATATAGCCCGATTTTTTGGGATGAACGGCAATAGCGAGAATATTACTGTTAGCTAATGTGCCTGATGCCCTTTGCCAACTGCGGCCCTTATCTTTACTCACGAAAAACCCGGACCTGGTGCCTAAGTAAATGGCCTCGGATAAAACCGCGATGCTTGTGCAGTCACTTTCTAAATAGTTCTTACCCTGAAAAATCCTCCTCCAGCCCTGGCCTTGATTATGGCTATAGAAAAGGCCGTTGCCGGTTGCCGCATATAGATAATTTCTGTTCTGATGATCAAATAAAAGGAAATTTACTGCCTTGTTTTGGCCTTTTGCCAAAAAGATATTCCTCCAACTCTCTCCTGCATCCTCTGTCTTAAATATCCCCTTATCAGAACCGATATAGATAATGCGCGGATTTTTCGAATCGATTAAAACACACCTTAAATCCAGGATTTCCCTGCTTATGTTCTGCCAGATGAACTCATCAGCTAGGGATCTTGTCCTAAGGCCTAAAATAAATAAACCTGCAGCTGCCAGAATTACAATATATTTTTTCATTTTGCCCTCCTTTTATATTAATAGACGCAGGAAGGCAGTAAATCTAACAGGATTTTTTTAACGGCGGGCCTAGTTGGTGCTGGGATTATCGAATTCCGAGAGTTTCTCCTTTATTTCCTGGTATTCAGGCGTACCCATCTGCCCATAAATCTCCTGGGCCTGCCGGAGATAGTCTTTGGCTTTATTCCTCCGGCCCCTTTTTTCGTATAAAACCCCCAGGCTGTAAAAAGCAGAAGCAAGTTCCGGGCGCGCGTTTATTTCTTTGCCGGCTAAAACCGATTGCTTAAGAAACCTTTCGGCATCAGCAAAATTATCCATCTCCATATATAATTCGCCGATCATGCCATAATCACCGGCGATATTGGGTTTATTCTGCTGCCTCTGATCAATTGCTAACCCTTTAAAGTAATAAGCTATGGCCTTTTGGTATTGTTTCTCAAAGGCATATATCTCACCCAGGTTAAAATAATAATCGCTCAGCTCTCCTTTTAATTTTAATTTTTCGAATAGCTTCAGGCCCTTATGATAAAAATCCCTGGCTGCGGCAAAATCATCCTTATTAGTAAAAACCAGCCCTATATCGAAATAATCGCAGGCTAAATTATACCTATGCTCATACAGATATTTCCTCTCCCGGTTGATTTCCGAACTCTTCATTAATAATTCCAGGGCCTTATCATTATCCTCCTTATCGATGTACCAGACCGCCAGTTTCCTAAGGGCGATTGCTTCATTCAGCTTGTCCCCGCCTTCGCTGCTTAGGCGGATAGCTTTATTATAGAAATCAAACGCCTTAGAATATTCTCCCTGCAGGTGATAAATCCAGCCGATCCCGATATAAGCACAAGAGAGATGTTTTTTATTATTCTTCTTTTCACTATAAAGGGCATAATCAAAATAATATTTAAGCGCCTTCTCCCTATCGCCTTGCCTCTGATAAGTATCTGCTAAAAGAGGATAAGCCTGCAGAAAAAGTGGCTCCTTTTCAATGATTTGTCCGCAGAGTAAAATAACTTTCTGGTTATCGCCTTTAAGATACAATTTATGCGATTTAGCAAAAGAAAGGTAAGTATTGGGATTTATGGTCGGCAGCCAGGCATATAAAGGTATGCAAAGAGATACTATAAGGGCTACTGAGGCAATCGCTAAAGCCGGTTTTTTATATAAAGAGGCCTTTCTTTTAAACTTTAGCGCCTGCGGTTTATGCTTAGGTTTAAATAATATAAAGCTGGGATTTCCGTAGAGAAGATAACTCATCCAGGATACGCCGGCAATGCCATATTCTTTGATTAATTTTAGGCGCCCCAGGCGCACGCATTCTCCTACGCAGGAGCCCCTAATTAACTGGGTATAGAATTCCTTGGCAAATATCAGGCTTACGGGGTCTTCGATCTTGCGCGTGGTGCCGATATAATGCCGCACGCCGGAAAATAAAAATGCCGAGGCCAAGCTGTAATTTTTCTCTTGATAATCTGCATCCGTTAAACCGGATGCGGCCCTTGCAGAATGGCAGGCATTGGAAAAAATCAGACTCGGCAAAGGCGAACTCTGCGCCAGCTTAAGGATATCCGAAGGCGTAAACTTCCCGTCGTTTAACAACCATCCCATATTTTTCTGGTTATCCGTATCATATTCGCAGTGTCCGGCAAAATGCACGATATCATAATCGCGCAGATTTTTCTTTACATAGAGCGTATCGATAGAGGTAGATTTAAAATTGATGCTAATCTCGTTTCTTCTGCGGTCAAACTGATTTTTGATATACACGCCCTCTAGATACGCGGACCTTAGGTCATTGGTAGGGTTAGCCAGTATCAACATCCTGGGAGTACCCATGTGGCTTCGGTATTGCGGCAGGCGTATTTCATCCTTGGTCCGGATTAACCTGCCTAAATTAAATTTGAGGCACAGGAAATTTTCTGCGTCGTATAAGAGTTCCCAGGGAATATGGACTAATTTTTCATCTATGGAAAGGATTAAATCCTTAATGATCGTGGACTTTAATCTGTCTTTAACTATCCTCGTAAGCAACTGGTCCCAGAGTAGCTGGCCTATTTTCCTAAGGTTTTGCAGGGCATCGGACTCTAAAATACCTCCTGGGGTAGCTTTATTCAATATAGCTATCATTTCCTGGCATAATTTATCTATTTCGGGAAAGGATACGGCTAGCTGGCTATAATGCCTTAAGGTCGAGGCAAGCTCTTTTTGTTCAAAAATGCTCATCGCCAGCGTCTCTTCTTGCCGCGATATCTCTAAAACCAGGGCATTCGATTCTTCCATCTGTTATTATTTTTTTATATCCAATAATACGGAGGCGATTTTGCTTTCGGGATTAGATATCTCAATGGTATATTTGCCCGCTAATACATGCTCGAAAATCACCTTTTCGGAATCGCTAAGGTAGGACTCTAGTTCCAGATCTTCTTTGAAGAGGGTAACCCTTAAATCTTTTATGACGCGATGGGTTTGCTTATCTTTTACAAAAACGCTCAAATCAAAAACCTCACCCACCTTCCTTTCTAATTTTAACTCTACCCTAATATTCTTAAAATCCTTTAATATGGTCACTTCGTCTTTAAAATCTTTTATCTGACGGCTGCGCAATACGGGCGCAGGCACAAATTCCTGGCCCACCAGTATATCTCCGGTAGTATGGATTATCTCTAACGCCTTTTCTTTAAAGGCAATACAAATCTCTAAAATAGGGGCCTTACCTTGCCCGATAACTAAATTTTTCATACGTTCCAACAATTCTTTAGGCACGTTTTTACCCTGCTCGGGCCCTAGCCTCAGCTGAATAGCAAAGGCCTCGGCACAGATATCGCAACTGAGCAAATGTTCTTCTAAATCCCGGCTTTCTTGCTGGCCTAGCCTTCCTTCCAGAAAACAGGCCCAAGCCTCCTCATCAGGATGCGTGTCATGAACCCTGACGTGACCGGATCTCCATCTCTTATAAACTGCCTTAATTAATCTCTCTAATCGATCTGCCATTTTTAAACCCTCTCCTGCTATAATAGACGCAAATACTTCAGCAATCTAACATAAAACCTTTGTCTCTAAAACACTCTCTTAACCGTTCTAAAATCCGCGACTTACGCATATCTATGGCCCCGCGAGAGACTTTAAAATAGGCCCTTAGTTCTTCGAGGTTTAACCCCCTATGGATATGTAGCTCCAAGAAATATTTATCATTATTCTCCAGTTTATCAATGCAGTCTTTAAGGTGCACCAGCCTCTCCTGTTGATTGTAGGTATCAGCTGCAGACGGAGAATTAGAAGAAAGTATCTCTGTAAGGCTAAAGCCCTTATCGTCTTCCTCATCAATAGAGATAACTGACTTAAGCCGGCGCGTGTAACTAATGGTAAAATTAACCGTAACTTGTCTTAACCAGCTGGCGAGGCTTGCGCCATTTCTGGCTTTAAAACTGCTTAATTTTCTAAAATTATCTTTGACTAAGGAGAGGATTATTTCCTGAAAGATATCGTTAAGGTTTTCCTGCGTAAAGCTAGAACCCTGGATTTTTAAAACGCTGTGTATATAGTTATATATCAGGCGGGAATACTTATCTATGAATTCATCCCAGGCGCGTTTGTCCCCTTTGGCACACTTTTGGACAAACTCTAGATCATCCATAGTGGTAAAATTATACCACTAAATATTCCCCTTTATCAATCTTTTTTAGTAATTAGAACTTGGGGGGGGACAGGTACAATCTTAAGTTTGCACCAGGTGCCCGATTAGTTTCGCACCTGGTGCAAAAATTTATTTGAAGAGGGTATGGGAGATAATAAAGGAAGCAAAAACAATAGAGACCATAGACATAAGTTTAATCAGGATATTCAGGCTGGGGCCGGAAGTATCCTTAAAAGGGTCGCCAACGGTATCGCCGACAACCCCTGCCTTATGCGCCAGAGAGCCTTTTCCGCCGTGATGGCCTTCTTCTATATATTTCTTGGCATTATCCCAGGCGCCTCCGGAATTAGCCATCATTATTGCCAGGACAAAACCGGATACGGTCGCGCCGGTCAAAAGCCCTACTTCTGCTTCAATGCCCACAAAAAGCCCCACGGCAATAGGAACAATTATGGCCATAAGCGAGGGTATGATCATCTCTTTCTGCGCGGCTGCAGTAGCTATATCCACGCAACGCGCATAATCCGGCTTAGCTTTACCTTCCATCAGGCCGGTTATCTCCTTGAATTGCCTGCGCACCTCTACTACGATTTTACCCGCTGCCCTGCCTACCGCGCGCATAGTCATAGAACAGAATAAAAACGGCAGCATCCCTCCAAGAAATAAGCCTACCAGGATATTGGGGTTCATCATGCTCAAGTTCATCTCTTTACCGTATAGGGCTATCTGGTCGCGATAAGCG contains:
- the pta gene encoding phosphate acetyltransferase — translated: MDIINKIRARAKLKIKTIALPEIEDKRVKEAAGIIEKEGFAKVLLFGRGMLDKARQDEYAKSYYELRKIKGISLEEAKKTLEDPLYYAAMMAHNGEIDGFVAGASHTTPDVARAAIHCLGVEKEINIASSCFLMVVPDSPYGEAGAFVFADCGIVPDPNSRQLASIAIANAGLAQQVLGVTPKVAFLSYSTKGSAKGRVIDKTLDALALAKKMRPDLLIDGELQVDAAIVPEVAEIKYPDSLLKGRANVLIFPNLEAGNIGYKLVERLAKARAIGPLIVGLNKPCSDLSRGCSAEDIVDCVAVTAIRAQ
- the trxA gene encoding thioredoxin; the encoded protein is MALLHLTDTNFKKEVLEADLTVLVDFWATWCGPCKMIAPFIEELAKEYGHRIKIGKINIDENPKTPTHYGVMSIPTLMFFKQGRVMDQAVGALSKAELKKRIEENLL
- a CDS encoding RNA polymerase sigma factor, with product MDDLEFVQKCAKGDKRAWDEFIDKYSRLIYNYIHSVLKIQGSSFTQENLNDIFQEIILSLVKDNFRKLSSFKARNGASLASWLRQVTVNFTISYTRRLKSVISIDEEDDKGFSLTEILSSNSPSAADTYNQQERLVHLKDCIDKLENNDKYFLELHIHRGLNLEELRAYFKVSRGAIDMRKSRILERLRECFRDKGFMLDC
- a CDS encoding AAA family ATPase → MKKIFIAATKQNDGKTTVALGLISNLQKHFKKIGFIKPVGQRYLEEDGLKVDEDSILIEESLKLYGIKAKLKDMSPVAVEKGFTEKYIANPERKNITRQIKYAFKRVSKKEDLVVIEGTGHAGVGSVFDHSNAVVAKLLGSKVIMISSGGIGRPIDEIILNKALFDREGVKLLGVIVNKVIPEKFGKINNLIRKGLRRKGIKVLGVVPYNPVLSCPTVRQLLEETEYELLFECADTALDNHVSKVVIGAMQVKDAVKYITGHSLMITPGDREDMIKLALELSGKGCKIAGIVLTGDLMPSDEVIEQTKAASIPVLLARSDTYAAAAIVHDLTVKIRPADREKIEIVKKIIHDYVDLDMITKGL
- a CDS encoding tetratricopeptide repeat protein; the encoded protein is MEESNALVLEISRQEETLAMSIFEQKELASTLRHYSQLAVSFPEIDKLCQEMIAILNKATPGGILESDALQNLRKIGQLLWDQLLTRIVKDRLKSTIIKDLILSIDEKLVHIPWELLYDAENFLCLKFNLGRLIRTKDEIRLPQYRSHMGTPRMLILANPTNDLRSAYLEGVYIKNQFDRRRNEISINFKSTSIDTLYVKKNLRDYDIVHFAGHCEYDTDNQKNMGWLLNDGKFTPSDILKLAQSSPLPSLIFSNACHSARAASGLTDADYQEKNYSLASAFLFSGVRHYIGTTRKIEDPVSLIFAKEFYTQLIRGSCVGECVRLGRLKLIKEYGIAGVSWMSYLLYGNPSFILFKPKHKPQALKFKRKASLYKKPALAIASVALIVSLCIPLYAWLPTINPNTYLSFAKSHKLYLKGDNQKVILLCGQIIEKEPLFLQAYPLLADTYQRQGDREKALKYYFDYALYSEKKNNKKHLSCAYIGIGWIYHLQGEYSKAFDFYNKAIRLSSEGGDKLNEAIALRKLAVWYIDKEDNDKALELLMKSSEINRERKYLYEHRYNLACDYFDIGLVFTNKDDFAAARDFYHKGLKLFEKLKLKGELSDYYFNLGEIYAFEKQYQKAIAYYFKGLAIDQRQQNKPNIAGDYGMIGELYMEMDNFADAERFLKQSVLAGKEINARPELASAFYSLGVLYEKRGRRNKAKDYLRQAQEIYGQMGTPEYQEIKEKLSEFDNPSTN